A window of Desulfofundulus luciae contains these coding sequences:
- the ruvC gene encoding crossover junction endodeoxyribonuclease RuvC codes for MRVIGVDPGTAITGYGIIELQGNRLTVVAYDCITTQAGLPMPFRLQHLYRQLELVLKLYQPQQFAVEELFFNKNARTALAVGQARGVTLLAAVNAGLEVAEYTPLEVKQAVVGYGRAAKEQVQYMVRALLCLPEVPRPDDVADALAVAICHAHRLGGGEAKGRKTLA; via the coding sequence ATGCGGGTTATTGGTGTTGATCCGGGTACGGCCATCACCGGCTATGGCATAATTGAACTGCAGGGAAACCGGCTGACGGTGGTAGCCTACGACTGCATTACAACACAAGCCGGTCTGCCTATGCCTTTCCGGCTGCAGCATCTTTACCGGCAGTTGGAACTGGTGCTTAAACTCTATCAACCCCAACAATTTGCCGTGGAAGAACTTTTTTTTAACAAGAATGCCCGCACTGCCCTGGCCGTGGGACAGGCCCGGGGGGTAACCCTTCTGGCCGCCGTCAATGCCGGCCTGGAAGTAGCCGAGTATACTCCGCTGGAGGTCAAACAGGCGGTGGTTGGTTACGGCCGGGCGGCCAAGGAGCAGGTCCAGTACATGGTGCGGGCTCTCCTATGCCTGCCCGAGGTCCCCCGCCCCGATGATGTCGCCGACGCCCTGGCGGTGGCCATCTGTCATGCCCACCGGCTTGGTGGTGGAGAGGCAAAAGGGAGGAAAACCCTTGCATGA